A stretch of the Balneola vulgaris DSM 17893 genome encodes the following:
- a CDS encoding peptidyl-prolyl cis-trans isomerase, whose product MRRLPVQVLLGLMIAFIACLDAPVPEGVQFAKVGNKVLTLEEAKARIPDAIYMQDSVSALNDYRESWIRKQLILEEVERLDLEELESVQQKLTRLKEEVLISSFQEAIVSTPELNVAVTIEEARNYYQANKEKFLLNDRYIRFRHVIAATQSDAENAKRDLMRGIDWETVANRYSIYPELAIKESNRFWPARSALSDFETLNRYLQIIGFSEISRIEEINGRYHFVQLLEERTEGEHPDLDWLTEQIQDWLIMEKKRIAYNTYIKNLYLAAQANNEIEIYNVLPEQIKTDTTSDSLNTN is encoded by the coding sequence ATGAGAAGATTACCTGTTCAAGTCTTATTAGGTTTAATGATTGCATTTATAGCATGCTTAGATGCTCCTGTACCTGAAGGTGTTCAATTCGCTAAAGTTGGAAACAAAGTTCTTACACTTGAAGAGGCTAAAGCTCGAATACCTGATGCCATATATATGCAAGATAGTGTAAGTGCTCTCAATGATTACCGTGAATCTTGGATAAGAAAGCAATTGATATTAGAAGAAGTGGAACGACTCGATTTAGAGGAACTTGAATCGGTTCAACAAAAGTTAACTAGACTTAAAGAAGAAGTATTGATCAGTAGTTTTCAAGAGGCTATTGTAAGTACTCCAGAATTAAATGTAGCCGTTACCATTGAAGAGGCTCGTAATTACTATCAAGCCAATAAAGAAAAGTTCTTATTAAACGATCGCTATATTCGTTTTCGACATGTAATTGCAGCCACACAATCGGATGCTGAAAATGCTAAAAGAGACCTTATGAGAGGAATTGATTGGGAAACAGTGGCAAATCGGTATTCTATCTACCCTGAATTAGCAATTAAAGAATCCAATCGCTTTTGGCCTGCTAGATCAGCACTGAGTGATTTTGAAACCTTAAATAGATATTTACAGATTATAGGTTTTTCAGAAATTTCAAGAATAGAAGAGATTAATGGACGTTACCACTTCGTTCAACTTTTAGAAGAACGCACTGAAGGGGAGCATCCAGATTTAGATTGGTTAACCGAACAAATACAAGATTGGTTAATCATGGAAAAAAAGAGGATCGCTTACAATACCTACATAAAGAATCTTTATCTTGCAGCTCAAGCTAATAATGAAATAGAGATTTATAACGTTCTACCAGAACAAATTAAAACGGATACTACCTCCGACTCATTGAATACAAACTAG